A genomic region of Arachis stenosperma cultivar V10309 chromosome 9, arast.V10309.gnm1.PFL2, whole genome shotgun sequence contains the following coding sequences:
- the LOC130948918 gene encoding uncharacterized protein LOC130948918, with the protein MGATPFHRSILEVRLPNHFDKPTDMRYDGTQDPLEHLTAFEARMNLEGVGDEVRCRAFPVTLAGPAIRWFNGLPQGSIYGSSDISRAFLAQFTTRIAKAKHPINLLGITQRQEEPTRRYLDRFNDECLEIDGLTDSVASLYLMNGLLNESFRKHLTTKPVWTMYEIQTVAKEYINEEEVSQVVAANKRQSGYNQPRQQGNGERLKEQAREGAPSRAPRPFPRVGKFTNYTPLTLPIMEVYQQIAEKGILPKPRPLKDRTGGNKNFYCDYHKGYGHQTQDCFDLKDALEQAIREGKLAEFSHLIREPRRRHRDQDEEGKTRSAKRRQEPKDRDHGLTVVNVVTAKNTAPRSRSAHKKDSKVLAVSSSSARNSKKPPSISFGLED; encoded by the coding sequence ATGGGCGCCACCCCGTTCCATAGATCCATCCTCGAAGTCCGGCTACCGAACCACTTCGACAAACCGACGGATATGAGGTACGACGGAACTCAAGACCCTTTGGAACACCTCACGGCCTTCGAAGCAAGGATGAACTTGGAGGGAGTAGGGGACGAGGTGAGGTGCCGAGCCTTCCCGGTGACCCTGGCAGGACCCGCGATCagatggtttaacggcctcccgCAAGGGTCCATCTATGGGTCTTCAGACATCAGCCGTGCATTCCTGGCCCAGTTTACAACCCGAATAGCAAAGGCGAAGCACCCGATCAACCTTCTGGGGATAACCCAGAGACAGGAAGAGCCGACCAGAAGATACCTGgatcggttcaacgacgaatgcttggaaatTGACGGCCTAACCGATTCGGTGGCCAGCCTCTATCTGATgaacggcctcctcaacgagaGCTTTCGAAAACACCTTACCACGAAGCCGGTTTGGACGATGTACGAGATCCAAACGGTGGCCAAGGAGTACATAAATGAAGAGGAAGTCAGCCAAGTTGTGGCTGCCAACAAACGGCAGTCCGGCTACAACCAACCTAGGCAACAAGGTAATGGAGAAAGACTGAAAGAACAGGCCAGGGAAGGAGCGCCTAGCAGGGCACCCAGGCCGTTCCCTCGGGTCGGGAAATTCACCAACTACACTCCACTCACTCTTCCCATCATGGAAGTTTACCAGCAAATAGCCGAGAAAGGAATCCTGCCGAAGCCCCGACCACTCAAGGACCGTACAGGAGGAAACAAGAATTTCTATTGTGACTATCATAAGGGCTACGGTCACCAAACTCAAGACTGCTTTGACCTGAAGGATGCATTGGAACAAGCGATAAGGGAGGGTAAGCTAGCAGAATTCTCCCACCTTATCAGGGAGCCGAGGAGGCGCCATCGCGACCAAGATGAAGAAGGCAAAACCCGTTCGGCAAAGCGGCGACAGGAACCAAAAGACAGAGATCACGGCCTCACCGTGGTAAACGTGGTGACGGCCAAAAATACCGCGCCAAGGTCACGATCGGCGCACAAAAAAGATTCTAAGGTCCTAGCAGTCTCCTCCTCATCGGCGCGAAACTCTAAGAAGCCTCCCTCCATTTCCTTCGGTCTGGAAGACTAA
- the LOC130948704 gene encoding uncharacterized protein LOC130948704, with protein MYGGLSSKLGRSAAHNKRPHSSFPPPPRPSGPGGGAGRLSLGGGSARKPAAATASKTPPAVEETFNLVAGSDALAFSMIIRLAPDLVDEIRRVEAQGGRARMKFDPNPHNPNGNIIDVGGKEFRFTWSREFGDLCDIYEERQSGEDGNGLFVESGSAWRKLNVQRILDESTKNHLKMRSVEADKKSKQRKAIVLEPGNPSLKCQIKQLAAVEATPWKNYNKKKEAALKKRKVETLQVGGPPKTTHNPKSGFMSTTTSKSKIPSPLPSPPDPFAAASSPLGAVNTSKVNDDAVPSQMMGKQDTNAIPEKEIPTKANNAMRNSLGGKGNNGSKPTDLQGMLVSLLMDKPKGMSLKALEKAVGDMLPNSVKKIEPIIKKIAKYQFPGKYILKPGVDLESIKKPQNECGSSPDDNNPQMHAREEFHDSTSAPQGGFEEKVSNDDFEEQLQGKSKVEEELNTLEKVDIQHTSPDIGDEKRGADNSEGQAGSSSESATDSDSESDSSDSGSESGSRSRSRSRSPAGTGSGSSSDSDTDASSSSKDIQDGSDEDVDIMTSDDEKESRPKPETSDPRISLPGPVKSPDGRSMQNEFHEKQDGNESDAVDIEKDLPEEEEAEIAPTTGAISNASGRFADDTKPFSPDLQQLQERQNYIGSLFDERESDVKDSYRHEQSDSSDRLSMGKKRPSNVKNIDDKSERTKRLKAGNLAQGSFSPDMDVQMLESSHNLSPPEFAEGNSKGRTTQLINRADRQGNTTGLQKGFNQAFPGKPTSDLPHTVQRTFDHTSVVNPTNALEKPESVRHNKKHPGRDFHVPEASSMQKEKSHRDAQNEVIHTTEKKVPRNSRDGSDGSKQLPSMDSHYQKQGNMVGKYKEGRKNAQQHLITSPNENNRTCVDKSPVVNGRGTLLQREHSDLELGELRESTPDEAPAARQFDRKGSFKHVDNKGSTSEVRNADISKARSSLKASLDSGKQSPALVSSGFPTNLESTNKKNSDNHFEDTTRSHSRVIPSQSQHLKSDHVEVGSQKFAERSSKASQDIDLEGRSESNRRAPVNASKQQDNKRGTVLHTVKENKRRTPNLLEDMADGGKDLLLVDINNSDQKKRESSSDENSCSYSKYEKDEPELKGPIRNFTQYKEYVQEYRDKYDSYCSLNKILESYRDEFLKLGKDLENAKGRDMDRYYEILGQMRESYRRCGTRHQRLKKIFLVLHEELEHIKRMIREFADSYNKE; from the exons ATGTACGGCGGACTCTCTTCCAAGCTGGGCCGCTCCGCCGCCCACAACAAGCGGCCCCACTCATCCTTCCCTCCACCCCCGCGTCCCTCTGGCCCTGGTGGTGGCGCCGGCAGACTCTCCCTCGGAGGCGGCTCCGCCCGCAAACCCGCCGCCGCAACCGCCTCCAAGACTCCGCCGGCGGTGGAGGAGACCTTTAATCTGGTGGCGGGAAGCGACGCGCTGGCGTTCTCGATGATCATAAGACTTGCGCCTGACCTCGTCGACGAGATCAGGCGCGTAGAGGCACAAGGTGGTAGGGCGCGTATGAAATTCGACCCCAATCCTCACAATCCCAACGGGAAT ATTATTGATGTTGGTGGAAAGGAATTCAGGTTTACATGGTCAAGGGAATTTGGTGACCTTTGTGATATTTATGAGGAGCGGCAGAGTGGTGAAGATGGAAATGGTTTATTTGTTGAATCTGGCTCTGCATGGCGCAAGCTGAACGTGCAGCGAATCCTGGATGAGTCGACTAAAAATCATCTCAAAATGCGGTCAGTCGAAGCCGACAAGAAGTCAAAGCAACGGAA AGCCATTGTCTTAGAGCCTGGAAACCCATCTTTGAAGTGCCAGATTAAGCAATTAGCTGCTGTGGAGG CTACACCATGGAAGAACTACAATAAAAAGAAAGAGGCTGCTCTTAAGAAAAGGAAAGTGGAAACTCTTCAAG TCGGAGGCCCCCCCAAAACTACCCATAACCCTAAATCTGGATTTATGTCAACAACTACTTCTAAGAGCAAAATTCCTTCCCCTCTTCCATCTCCACCTGATCCATTTGCTGCTGCTTCCTCTCCACTCGGGGCAGTAAATACTTCTAAGGTTAATGATGATGCTGTACCATCACAAATGATGGGTAAGCAAGATACAAATGCAATTCCTGAGAAAGAAATCCCCACCAAGGCAAACAATGCTATGAGGAATTCATTAGGAGGTAAGGGAAATAATGGATCTAAACCAACAGATTTGCAGGGCATGTTGGTTTCTCTTCTCATGGATAAACCTAAAGGAATGAGTTTGAAG GCGTTGGAGAAAGCTGTTGGCGACATGCTTCCGAATTCTGTAAAGAAAATTGAGCCCATTATAAAAAAA ATTGCAAAATACCAGTTCCCAGGGAAGTATATTTTGAAGCCGGGAGTGGATTTGGAAAGCATAAAAAAGCCTCAGAATGAATGCGGAAG CTCCCCTGATGATAACAATCCCCAAATGCATGCACGTGAAGAATTTCATGATTCAACATCAGCTCCACAGGGTGGCTTTGAAGAGAAAGTCTCAAATGACGATTTTGAGGAGCAGTTGCAAGGAAAATCCAAAGTGGAAGAAGAATTAAACACATTGGAAAAGGTTGACATTCAACATACTTCACCTGATATTGGTGATGAAAAAAGAGGTGCTGATAATAGTGAAGGGCAGGCAGGCAGCTCTAGTGAGAGTGCAACTGACAGTGACAGTGAAAGTGACAGCAGTGACAGCGGAAGTGAGAGTGGAAGCCGTAGTAGGAGCAGAAGTAGAAGTCCTGCTGGAACAGGGAGTGGGAGTAGTAGTGACAGTGATACTGATGCATCTTCCAGCAGTAAGGACATCCAGGACGGTTCTGATGAGGATGTAGATATTATGACTagtgatgatgaaaaagagtcAAGGCCCAAACCAGAAACCTCTGATCCAAGAATATCGTTACCCGGTCCAGTAAAATCTCCTGATGGAAGATCTATGCAGAATGAGTTTCATGAGAAGCAGGATGGTAATGAATCTGATGCAGTTGACATTGAAAAAGACTTacctgaagaagaagaagctgaaaTTGCTCCAACTACTGGTGCCATCTCTAATGCAAGTGGCAGATTTGCAGATGATACAAAACCTTTTTCACCTGATTTGCAACAGCTCCAAGAGCGCCAAAATTATATTGGGAGTTTGTTTGATGAAAGGGAAAGTGATGTTAAGGATAGCTATAGGCATGAACAGTCTGACAGCTCTGATAGGCTATCGATGGGTAAGAAGAGGCCTTCTAATGTGAAGAACATTGATGACAAATCTGAACGGACCAAGAGGTTGAAAGCAGGAAACTTGGCTCAAGGATCATTTTCTCCTGACATGGATGTGCAAATGTTGGAGAGTTCTCACAATTTGTCTCCTCCTGAATTTGCTGAAGGCAATTCTAAGGGCCGCACAACACAATTAATTAATAGAGCTGATAGACAAGGAAACACAACTGGTTTACAAAAAGGATTCAATCAAGCGTTTCCTGGAAAACCTACTTCAGATTTACCCCATACAGTTCAAAGGACCTTTGATCACACTTCTGTAGTAAACCCAACCAATGCATTGGAAAAACCAGAAAGCGTAAGGCACAACAAAAAACACCCGGGAAGGGACTTTCATGTGCCTGAAGCTTCTTCTATGCAAAAAGAAAAATCTCATAGAGATGCCCAAAATGAAGTCATTCACACCACTGAGAAAAAAGTCCCCAGGAATTCCAGAGATGGTAGTGATGGAAGTAAACAATTACCATCCATGGATTCACATTACCAAAAACAAGGCAATATGGTTGGTAAGTATAAGGAAGGACGAAAAAATGCACAGCAACACTTAATAACATCACCCAATGAAAACAACAGAACTTGTGTTGATAAATCCCCTGTAGTTAATGGAAGAGGTACGCTTCTTCAGAGAGAGCATTCAGATTTGGAATTGGGTGAACTCCGTGAGTCCACTCCTGATGAAGCCCCTGCTGCAAGGCAATTTGATCGAAAGGGTTCGTTTAAACATGTGGATAACAAAGGTAGCACTTCAGAGGTCAGGAATGCAGATATTTCTAAAGCAAGGTCTTCATTAAAAGCATCTTTAGACTCAGGAAAGCAGTCCCCAGCCCTTGTTAGTTCTGGTTTCCCCACCAATCTGGAAAGCACCAATAAAAAGAACTCGGACAATCATTTTGAAGATACAACAAGGTCTCATTCTAGAGTTATTCCATCTCAATCACAACATTTGAAATCTGACCATGTGGAAGTTGGGTCTCAAAAATTCGCAGAGAGGAGCAGTAAGGCGAGCCAAGATATTGACTTGGAAGGTCGCAGTGAAAGCAATAGAAGAGCACCTGTTAATGCATCTAAACAGCAAGACAATAAACGTGGAACAGTTTTGCACACtgtcaaagaaaataaaaggcgAACACCTAATTTGTTGGAAGATATGGCTGATGGAGGAAAAGATTTACTGTTGGTAGATATAAATAACAGCgatcaaaagaagagagaaTCATCTTCAGATGAAAATAGTTGCTCTTATTCGAAGTATGAAAAAGATGAGCCTGAACTGAAGGGACCGATAAGAAATTTCACCCA GTATAAAGAATATGTGCAGGAATATAGGGATAAATATGATAGTTACTGCTCCTTGAACAAGATCCTGGAGAGTTACAG GGATGAGTTTTTGAAACTGGGCAAGGATTTAGAAAATGCTAAAGGTAGGGATATGGACAGATATTATGAAATCTTGGGGCAGATGAGAGAATCCTACCGACGTTGTGGAACG AGACACCAGAGATTGAAGAAAATATTCCTTGTGCTCCACGAGGAACTGGAG CATATTAAGCGAATGATCAGAGAATTTGCGGACTCATACAATAAAGAGTAA